The Longimicrobiaceae bacterium genome includes the window CGGCGCCTCCCACGCCCGCGGCGTTGAGCGCGCTGCTCAGGTCGCCGGTGACCAGCGCGTCGCGGACGGCGGCGCACGCTTCCATCGCCACGCTGCGCTGCGCGTCGGTCGTGCTGGCGCCCAGGTGCGGCGTGAGGAGCACGTTCGGCAGCGTGCGCAGCGGGTGGTCGGCGGGCAGCGGCTCCACGGAGAACACGTCGAGGGCGGCGCCTGCGATGCGGCCGGTGCGGAGGGCATCGACCAGCGGCTCCTCGGCGACGATGCCGCCGCGGGCGAGGTTGAGGACGATGGCCTGGCGCCCCAGCCGCGCGATCTCGCCCGCGCCGATCATCCCCAGCGTCTCGGGCGTGAGCGGGACGTGGACCGAGAGCACGTCGGCGCGCTCCAGGGCGTCCGCCAGGCGCTCGGCGCGCTCGGCGCCCATCTCGTCGAATCGTGCCTGGGCGACGTACGGGTCGTACGCGACCACGGTCATCCCGAACGCCCGCGCCCGCCGCGCCACCTCGCCGCCGATGCGGCCCAGGCCCACGAGCGCCAACGTGCGCCCGCGGATCTCGTCGCCGCCAAGCTTGGAGCGGTCCCATCTACCGTCCTCCATGGACCGCGCGGCCTGATGGACGTGGCGCGCGAGCGAGAGCAGCACGCCGAACGTCAGCTCCGCCACCGACACGGTGTTGCCGCCCGGCGCGTTGATGACGGCGATGCCCAGCTCGGTGGCGCGGGGGATGTCCACGTTGTCGACGCCCACGCCGGCGCGGCCCACGACCTTGAGCCGGTCGCCGCGCGACAGCAGCTCGCCGGTGATGCGCGTGGCGCTGCGGCCCACGATGGCGTCGTAGTCGCCGATGCGCTCCAGAAGCTCGGCCGCCGGCAGCGTGGGCACCTCATCGACGGCGATGTCCGGGTGGCCGCGCAGCAGGGCGGTGCCCTCGGGGTCCACCTCGTCGGTGACGAGGACGCGGAAGCGAGGCGCGCTCACGGCAGCACCTCCGCGAGTTCGTGGAGCAGCGCGTTCAGTCCCTGCAAGTCGTGGTCTCCCATGTGGCCGATGCGGATGGTGTTCGCCTTCAGCTTCCCGTATCCCCCGCCGATCGTCCAGCCGCGCGCCGCCAGCCGCTTCACCACGTCGTCGCCCGCGAGCCCGTCCGGCAGCGCGAGGGTGGTGACGGTGGGCGAGCGGAAGCCTTCCGGCGCGAAGAGGGAGAGGCCGTGGGCGGCGCCGTCGGACTCCGCCCAGGCGTGGGTGCGGGCGGCCATGGCTGCGTGGCGCGCGGCGCGGGCGGGAACGCCCTCGCCGGCGATGCGGCGGGCCTGTGCGACGAGCGCGTAGACGAGACTCAGCGCGGGCGTGGTGGGCGTCTGGTGCTTGGTGTGGTAGCGGTCGAACTCCAGCAGGTCGAAGTAGTGGCCGCGGCCCGGCAGCGTGGCGGCGCGGGCCATCATCCGCTCCGACGCGGTGCCGAAGGCGAGCCCCGGCGGCAGCGCGAGCGCCTTCTGCGAGCCGGTGAGGAAGAAGTCGATGCCCCACTCCTCCGCGCGAATCTCCATCCCCGCCACGCTGGTCACGCCGTCGGCCAGCACCAGCACTTCATCGCTCGTGGCCTTCTCCGCCTCGCGCACGGCGGCGGCGATGTTCGGCAGCGGGTTGAGGACGCCGGTGGAGGTCTCGGAGTGCGCGAGGGTGACGGCGTCGAAGCCGCCGGCGCGCAGGCGGCGCTCCACCTCGGCGGGCTCGTGCGCGGCGCCCCACGGCACCTCGTACGTCTCCACCTCGCGCCCGCAGTCGGCCACCAGGTCGCGGAAGCGCTCGCTGAACGCGCCGTTGACCAGCGACAGCGCCCGCCGCCGCACGCCGTTGCGCACGGCGCCTTCCATCAGCCCCGTGGCGGACGAGGACGAGACGTACACCGGCCGCGAGGTGCCGAACACGGCGCGCAGCACCGGGTCCGCCTCCGCGAGCAGGGCGGAGAACTCCGCGCCGCGGTGGCCGATCATGGGCTGCGTCTGCACGGCCAGCACGTCCGGGTGCACCTCGGTGGGACCGGGCAGGAAGAAGCGGCCGAACGCGGTCATCTCGCCATCTGCGGTTGCGCGGGAACGGATGTGTACGGGGGCGGGTGCCTGCGGGGAGAATAGCCGTGAGCGATGCTCAGTCAAGCGGCGGCGGGCATCGGCCGATGCGGCATAGATGCGGAGCTACTTCCCGCCTGCGCGCAGCAGTTCGGCGTGCTGCACGGTCTTGAGCCGGTCCGTCTCATCCAGCCTGCGCCACGCGTACCAGGCCGCGGCGGCGAGCAGGAGCAGGGCGACGGTGGACTTGAGGGCGACGTGATCCACATCAGGGTTCAGCGGGCCGTAGACCCGCTTCCGCAGGAAGACGTTGACGGCGACCGCGAGCACCAGCGCGTTGAACACCCATCCACGGCAGATGCGCAGCCTGCTCCGGCCGTACTCCAGGATGGGGATGAACCGCTCTCCCTGGAGGAGCGTGTGCCGCGCGGAGTGGTACGCATCCGTCGCCTCGTCGTACGCGGTCGGCTTCCGGGTCGCAACGGCCAGATCCACCAGCCGGCCCGCCCCGGAGCCAGTAGTGGAGGGCGGCTCCAGATGCCGGCGGGCCGCGATGCGGCGGACGTCTTCGAACAGCGCGTCGGCCAGGCGGTCGGTTACGATGCCGAGCAGATAGGTGACGGCGAGCAGCGGGATCGCGGCGGCCGCGTCGTTCGGACGTAGCCAGGCGATGGAGTCCCAGCCGAAGAACGCCAGCACCAGCAGGACCACCCACGCCATCGCGCCGACGCCGATCACGATCAGCTCGACGAACAGGTTCGTTGTGCTCATCCGCATGCTCGGGTTCGGGGGATGAGAGACGCGCGGCTGGCAGGCGGTCAGCCAATGGCGGGCGAGGTATGGCGAGGAGGCGGGAGATGGACATCTGCCGGACGGCCCCGCATCTCCCGAGATCGACGCCCGATGGGCTCAGCCGGAGAGGCCGGGGCGGTCGAGGAGGGTCATCATCGTGCCGAGCATGGTGGCGACGTGCTTCTCGGTGCCGTTCTCGACCATGAACGCATCGGCGGTGCAGACGGTGACGGTGCGGCC containing:
- the serA gene encoding phosphoglycerate dehydrogenase; this encodes MSAPRFRVLVTDEVDPEGTALLRGHPDIAVDEVPTLPAAELLERIGDYDAIVGRSATRITGELLSRGDRLKVVGRAGVGVDNVDIPRATELGIAVINAPGGNTVSVAELTFGVLLSLARHVHQAARSMEDGRWDRSKLGGDEIRGRTLALVGLGRIGGEVARRARAFGMTVVAYDPYVAQARFDEMGAERAERLADALERADVLSVHVPLTPETLGMIGAGEIARLGRQAIVLNLARGGIVAEEPLVDALRTGRIAGAALDVFSVEPLPADHPLRTLPNVLLTPHLGASTTDAQRSVAMEACAAVRDALVTGDLSSALNAAGVGGAGWGELRPLLALADRLGRLGRALVPGGLSSLELRYSGPREEAPRPLLLAALQGVLRDVVERRAINLVNAQHVAGERGIETAWAHVAKRGELGEEIELRLEGGDRSVRVGGALLGETHGRIVRIGAFRVDVAPRGTLVVLRNRDVPGVIGRVGTLLGEAGVNIAEYHQARLHVGGEALAAVSVDGRVPADVIQRLCDLPEIVEVRQVEME
- a CDS encoding alanine--glyoxylate aminotransferase family protein, whose protein sequence is MTAFGRFFLPGPTEVHPDVLAVQTQPMIGHRGAEFSALLAEADPVLRAVFGTSRPVYVSSSSATGLMEGAVRNGVRRRALSLVNGAFSERFRDLVADCGREVETYEVPWGAAHEPAEVERRLRAGGFDAVTLAHSETSTGVLNPLPNIAAAVREAEKATSDEVLVLADGVTSVAGMEIRAEEWGIDFFLTGSQKALALPPGLAFGTASERMMARAATLPGRGHYFDLLEFDRYHTKHQTPTTPALSLVYALVAQARRIAGEGVPARAARHAAMAARTHAWAESDGAAHGLSLFAPEGFRSPTVTTLALPDGLAGDDVVKRLAARGWTIGGGYGKLKANTIRIGHMGDHDLQGLNALLHELAEVLP